Genomic DNA from Panulirus ornatus isolate Po-2019 chromosome 50, ASM3632096v1, whole genome shotgun sequence:
CTATTCCCTCCCTGTAACATTCTGATATGAAATCATACACCCTATGAAAACTAGGGACAATTAATCAAAGCACCAGCCCACATCTAGTTTCTTCATATTATCAAGTCATCTTAGGAAAGTTAAGAAGTGTATTTATGTTACTGCTTTTCATAGTAGTCGACATTGGCATGAGTAAGAGcatgccccagtcatggccatctcagatgaaaggaAATAGTTGTTCATACAAGGTTGCATGGGTTAGATTTTTGTTTTGAGAATGCAtattgaaaaaggaaaagaactaAATATGTAGATTAATTGTACTTACTTAAAAAGTTTTGATGGAGAGAATGTAGCAGGGTTGTGGGAAGCACTGATGTTGTATGGATTGAGTAAATAGACAGATAAAAGTTTATAGGTCCCAAAAAGATACAAAATTATGATACTAGACAGATTTAGTGGCAATATTTCTGGGAATGACCTGGTAGAAAAACTACCAAAAGCTAACAAATCCTgtgaagagcagtgtgtgtgagagaactgGTAAAGAATAGAATGATAATTCTGATGTCAAATTTGGGGTGAGAAGATGATTCTGCAAATATGAATATAGAAATTTTTCAgaaaacaccagtccatatttcGTGGGTAAGTATTATGATATTGTAGGAACTCATTCTAACTTTCCATTTCAAATAAACTTTGAATAGGTTTTGAAAGAGGGGTAAGGCAATTGTGAATATTGATTTAATATGTTTGTTCTGTTTTCATTTCAGTGGTTAGATTTTcatttgaatggggaaaattttGTACAGAGAGTTCTTAGGATCTTTACCTCTCCAAAATGCCTATAGTAGCTTTGTAGCTAATGATTTAGGATGTTCTGGTTTTCTATAGGTTCTGATCAGAATGATCAGCCTTATATTTCAGGGTATTGGGTACGAGCTCCAGGCAAGGAAGTCTTCATaggaaatgagttttactttaaTTTTACTTTGTATACCCCTTGACTTAGATGATTGGATTTCACTTTGTGTTGGATGGTCAAGTATAGACTCTGAATCACACTGATGGATGATATCAGGTCACAGGTTTTTGGAATAAAAGCTGCTAAAGAGTCATAAGATGGAACTCACTGAATTACATTAATAAAGTGCTGAAATGTGTTAGGTTTaaacaaagaaattttttttgtgaTGGCTGACATGGCACTGACAAAAGGATGCCCCAGTTATAGCTGTCATGGATGAAAGGTAAGAAAAACGAGTATGAGAAAAGGAGATGTAGCAAGAATTAGTGAGCCTTCCAGGTATTTGTAGACCTTGCTCTAAAAGATGTAAAGGTTATAGTTAGAgggagaaacagaagatggaaagGATTTCTACAGTTTGCTGTGTGAGGAAAGCTTATATTAAAAAGTTTTTTGTCAACAGGCGCTTTTGTCAAGTACAtgcagtggagggaagaagaaatgtATTTTCCCAAGCCAAGATAAAAGTTCATGACAAGAAGAGTTGGCTTGAGTACCGGAAGTTTCTCCAGTTGACTGCTAGGATTAACCTTGATCGACGTTTAGAGGTGTTTGAAAATGAGATTCTATTATTTCCAAGGGTTTGTGAGGTTTGTAAGGAAGCAGAGCCCTCAAAAATTATTGACTGTCCTAACTGTCACTCAGTTTTCTACTGCTCAGATTCACACTGCTCGCAGGATGCTGAAAGGCATGAAAAATGGTGTTACAAGTATCTCCTCTGTATTCAGTGTGATATCTGGGAAGCTAGGAAGGGTATACCAGACCTTCCTTTTCCCAGTAAAGTAGATAAAGAGTATAAGAAACTGCCAGCAAAGATGATAGACCATTTGAAGACCCAGTTGTGCTTGAAAAATGTTGATGATAGAGATTTAGATTTGAAGCTTTATGCTGTTATGTCAGAGAGGTTGTCATATCCACTTTCCCTTCTGTATGCCCTTCAACAGCTTGAAGTTGGACCTTACAAGCAAGCAGTTAGTGAATTATCTGAACTTAAGATTCATGTGGTGGGAGCAGAAAGTACAAAAGAACTTCTTGGGATTATACGCTGGGAATATTTGGTCCATAGATTACCAGCTCTTATGAAATTACACATGGTTTTTGTTGGACCAGAACTTTTTTCTGATTCAGGCCTTAGTGATGAGCTCCCTGACAATCGCTGTCTGGATGATAGTGGCATGACTCAGTGTGAAGATTGTCAGGAGAAGGGTAGGGTGATTGTATATGAGATGTGTCAGTTGTTATACCATGAGTACAAAAATACTAACTATTTTACTAGTCCTGATGCCATCATTGCCTATAATTGTGGATTCCATGAATTTGAAggtgagaagagagatgcatggcCTGAATCTTTATCTTTAATGGTTCAAAATTCAGATATTCCTCTGATATTTACTTCATACACTAGCACAGAAGCAAAGAAAGATATGGCTGTTTtgagaaaatttaatgatactgaagTAGTTATTCCTATTCACATGAATCCTTATTGCAGCGTGCGGCCCATTAGAGACTTTACAAGAGAGGATGCTTGTGATATGTTTTTCATAAATCAATACATATCGTGTATCATAGGGAAAAAGTAACACTTAAGATTCCTTGTTTTTTATTACAAGGaattatgttttgttttttctctgtCACATGAATTGATTTATGCAAAAGAGAATAAATAGCAAAATAGATGTTTATTTTGGATATAAGATATTGTATAGGATGAATATTATTCAGTGAAATAGTTTTTATATGACATCGAATAGGAATTACATTATATGATGAAGTACTTTTTATGCATAGATTACAAGAATTCTGTAACAAGTAACACTTTGAATATAGGAATTTGAATTACTCTAGCACAGATGTAAACCTTTGGTTAGCATACTATAGTTATAAAGTGAGTTTTGAAGTCTAGAAAATCAAGCTGTGTTGAGAGTGACATTTCATTATTATTCTCTGTAAACATGCCATTTGTTCCTATGGAAAGGCTCACTCTGTACAAACCACTGCTTTTTAGTGGTGCTGATGTCATACACTGAAATCCAAGTGAACATTAATGGGAACAAATTTTTAAACCATGCTGCatgaagaataagaataaaagaagagaaggaaggatagGATTGAGGATAAAGTCTTGTTCACTTGCTTTGTAAGAGGACACAATTTTTCATTTGGTGGAAGAAAATGAAGGCTTGCTCGTTTGATCTTTTTAGGGAAACAGCTTTTCCCATGATCAAAGTTCACCACCTTCATTGTATGAATCAGGCAgtgagtgaaagagatgagacCATAACTGAATGAATTCTGATGGAAAATTCTTGAACTTACTGGAAAAATGAGCTAGTGAGCACTGGATTAGGAAAAGATTCATGTTAGACCCACTTTTGCCTCATGAGGTATGCTCTGTAGATTCAGATCCAGGTATCAATAGACAAAAGATGCTGACGGAACTCTGTAACTCTCAGTCACCAAGGTACCCCTCGGGCATTTGAAGCATTTGAAGTGTCTGTTATGGATGGCAGAGTTTCTTGCCAAAAGACGAGGCTTGACAATTGGAAAGATGATATTATCTCCAGAATAGCTCATTTTTGAATCTCTGTAGGCCATAAAGATACCTAATGAACAAGGTAGCTCATGAAGATCCTTCCTCAGGGACCAAGTAGCATGGAAATATTGAAGCATAGGGTCATTCAAGGAAAGAGCTTAATGCTTTGTCTGTTGTAGGTCAATTTAAATCAACACCATAGTGAATGGAAAGGGCTTCCCTTGGTGAAGATGTGTTGGAGGTTGTACTGCTAGCAGCTTTATTCTGGTTATAGAATGAAGAAGCAAGGAATCATATGCTTCATAGGGTGAGTAGACACCCTAGTTTGTTTTCTACAAATCTTGAAAAAACTTACAAGATTGTAGTGGGTTGTGAAGGATCTGATGTGTAGAGTGAAGTTTTAGGTAATGGGGTTCCCAAACTGGCATTAACAGGCAGAGAGAAGATATTCCAGCTGGTTTCAGGACTGAGTGCTTAGTCCTTTCATTGCTGAAAGGTGTAGACATTACTTCATTGAACTAGAACTAATATGCATTTAAGGACTGCTGGAAAGGAAGATACATGTAACACTTCTTATGAGATGCTTTGGAGGTCTTCCTATTGCTCAGGGAAGATGAAATGGGACAGATGTTGAGGTTGAGTTTCCCCTGTCACCATGTGAACATTTAAAAAGTCTATAAGCATTTTGTTCATCCTAGTAAGAAATCAGTGAATCTCAATGGTAGGTTTGCAACTTGAATGAAGTTTACAGAACATTTTCCAAGCTAAAAATCTTGAAGGGTAAAGAACTTTTTAATTCCTTTGGTGATTCCTGATAGGATTTCAGTAAGTCATGATAAAGCCAAGACTTTCTTTGAGCTGAATGACCCCAAAAGTTTGGTCTCTGGATGTCTGACAGTGTGCCTCACTTTGTTCAGAGCTTCATTAATGCTAAAAGATGGTCTTGTCTGAAATTGGATTAATGTGATCTGCCTCACTGAAGAACTTTATCCTAGTCCTCTATAAGTTAGTTGAAATCTCTACTTTCCAAGGAAAAATGAGGGTGGTGCCCTTCAGTAGATGTCATGTTCCTTCTTGAAGATGATTGTGTAAGGTGAATAGATCTTTAACCAGTGGGATTCCCATTTCAGGACATTGCCATCAAGAATCTAAGACAAAAATGGACCAGTTCTTAGTTGAGGTTGGGAGTTAACCATTTCAAAAGGACTTCTTGAAAGATCATCATTAAGGACCTAGCTAGTTGGAAGAGGGCTGTGTTCTGAAACCTAGTGACAAAAGTTTGGACCATACTTGAACCCTGGAAAAATGTAGAAGTAAACACAGCTTGCAGAGGCATGGAATATGAACAAGAATGTGAAGAAAGGGGACTTCAAATTGTTAATGGTTTTGAAGGAAGTAACTGTACCAAGTCCATCCCCATCAGTTCAAAGCAAGCAGACTGATGGAAGGGTGGAAGAGCCTGAAGCTAGAGGCTGTTATGAGAAAAGGAGCCCATTCAGCCACACTCATTGCAGCTGCTGGAGACTTGAGACAAAAAATTGATTGGCTGATGGAAAATGCAAGAGCAGATAACCACTAGGTAAGATGATGGTAAGGAAGTTTTTAAAAATGTTGAACCATTTAACAAGATAATTGAGTACATGTAAAATTGTTAGGCAAGGGAACACTTCGAATTGAGGAATGACTGTAACCAAGCAGAAAACCAAAGAGGCATCCCTGTTTTCCAGAACATGAACCTGAGAGCCTTTACTGTCACATCCATTCACCTAAATAGCCCACTGTGCTGTGTATGGTGGTGAGATATATGCAGCCTCTCAGCTCAATTGCAGAGAACGTTCTACTATGATTTTCCTCTGCCGTGAGTGAGGTTGGTTTGGGTGACCAACTCTGTCCAAGAATGACAAACTTTGTAGTTGGATAGACTGTTAA
This window encodes:
- the LOC139764672 gene encoding putative protein MSS51 homolog, mitochondrial isoform X2, which translates into the protein MEVNGVGTEPLVQLLPAIRHFHPGICHFCSQAPSESCMLKWCAQCQLVPYCSKQCQRKDWAMHKRFCQVHAVEGRRNVFSQAKIKVHDKKSWLEYRKFLQLTARINLDRRLEVFENEILLFPRVCEVCKEAEPSKIIDCPNCHSVFYCSDSHCSQDAERHEKWCYKYLLCIQCDIWEARKGIPDLPFPSKVDKEYKKLPAKMIDHLKTQLCLKNVDDRDLDLKLYAVMSERLSYPLSLLYALQQLEVGPYKQAVSELSELKIHVVGAESTKELLGIIRWEYLVHRLPALMKLHMVFVGPELFSDSGLSDELPDNRCLDDSGMTQCEDCQEKGRVIVYEMCQLLYHEYKNTNYFTSPDAIIAYNCGFHEFEGEKRDAWPESLSLMVQNSDIPLIFTSYTSTEAKKDMAVLRKFNDTEVVIPIHMNPYCSVRPIRDFTREDACDMFFINQYISCIIGKK